Proteins from a single region of Cryptosporangium phraense:
- a CDS encoding cell division protein FtsQ/DivIB has product MKPDRPARRWRLRRDAATTSARAGGRRAIRRGRRGLRAVAPYALVAGVVVVASVAVWALLGSALLGVRTVSVRGERTVTAEQVARAAAIPVGTPLARLDTAAAAARVGALPAVASVQVRRAWPNTVVVSIAERSAVAVAARGKQFVLLDASGFPFRTVSARPAGLPLIQVKKPSAGDPATRAALAVATALTKPLREVATAVVANSPQRVEVRLADDRVVFWGTAADSPRKATIATALLEESGKRIDVSAPDVVTVR; this is encoded by the coding sequence GTGAAGCCCGACCGGCCGGCGCGTCGATGGCGCCTCCGCCGGGACGCGGCCACGACGTCGGCCCGGGCCGGTGGGCGACGGGCGATCCGCCGGGGTCGCCGGGGACTGCGTGCGGTGGCCCCCTACGCGTTGGTGGCGGGCGTCGTCGTCGTGGCGTCGGTGGCGGTCTGGGCGCTGCTCGGATCGGCGCTGCTCGGCGTCCGGACCGTCTCGGTGCGCGGAGAGCGGACCGTCACCGCGGAGCAGGTGGCCCGCGCGGCCGCGATCCCGGTCGGGACGCCGCTGGCGCGACTGGACACGGCGGCGGCCGCGGCGCGCGTCGGCGCGCTCCCCGCGGTGGCCTCGGTGCAGGTGCGGCGGGCCTGGCCGAACACGGTCGTGGTCTCGATCGCGGAGCGGTCGGCGGTCGCGGTGGCGGCCCGGGGGAAGCAGTTCGTGCTGCTCGACGCGAGCGGATTTCCGTTCCGGACGGTCAGCGCGCGCCCGGCCGGCCTGCCGCTGATCCAGGTGAAGAAGCCGTCGGCGGGCGATCCGGCCACCCGGGCCGCGCTGGCGGTCGCGACCGCGCTCACCAAGCCGCTGCGCGAGGTCGCGACCGCGGTGGTGGCGAACTCGCCGCAGCGGGTCGAGGTCCGTCTGGCCGACGACCGGGTGGTGTTCTGGGGGACCGCGGCCGACAGCCCTCGCAAAGCGACGATCGCCACCGCGCTGCTGGAGGAGTCGGGTAAGCGGATCGACGTCAGCGCGCCGGACGTCGTGACCGTCCGGTAA
- the murC gene encoding UDP-N-acetylmuramate--L-alanine ligase, protein MTQQDLSKLAAEDLGRVHVIGIGGVGMLGVARLLLTRGIPVSGSDIKEWPALDSLRALGATIHLGQAAENLAGVDTVVYSTAIPADNVELAEARRLGLRVLHRAEALVTAMNGRQVIAIAGTNGKTTTTSMVTTVLQHCGVDPSFFIGGEFADAGVGAHHGSGPHFVVEADESDRSFLLYSPYAAIITNLEADHLNTYGDMAGLEAAFREFVDRVDPSGFVVVCADDAGAARLGEYARSTGRRVFTYGRSVDANLRLAEEASDVAGTSYVAELDGTKLGAVSVPVPGIHLALNSAAALVTAVKLDLEPAKAVESLAQFRGVRRRFELKGVAAGVRVYDEYAYHPTSMNAALSTLRTLAGTGRLIVAFQPYRMYRTVAFQDEIAESLGMADQVVVMEVFGPGEERAPGQGGAPLARAVPLPHEDVVFEPSWSAVAPEVVRRARPGDLVVTMGAPPISMLGTEILAALEEQRVDR, encoded by the coding sequence GTGACCCAGCAGGACCTGTCGAAGCTGGCGGCCGAGGATCTGGGCCGCGTGCACGTGATCGGCATCGGGGGCGTCGGCATGCTCGGTGTGGCCCGGCTGCTGCTCACCCGCGGCATCCCGGTCAGCGGCAGCGACATCAAGGAGTGGCCGGCGCTGGACTCGCTGCGGGCGCTCGGCGCGACGATCCACCTCGGACAGGCGGCCGAGAACCTGGCCGGCGTCGACACGGTCGTGTACTCGACCGCGATCCCGGCCGACAACGTCGAGCTGGCCGAGGCCCGCCGGCTCGGGCTGCGCGTGCTGCACCGGGCCGAGGCGCTGGTCACCGCGATGAACGGCCGTCAGGTGATCGCGATCGCCGGCACCAACGGCAAGACCACGACGACGTCGATGGTCACCACCGTGCTCCAGCACTGCGGCGTCGACCCGTCGTTCTTCATCGGCGGCGAGTTCGCCGACGCGGGCGTGGGCGCGCACCACGGCTCCGGCCCGCACTTCGTCGTCGAGGCCGACGAGAGCGACCGCTCGTTCCTGCTCTACTCGCCGTACGCGGCGATCATCACGAACCTCGAGGCCGACCACCTCAACACCTACGGCGACATGGCCGGGCTCGAGGCCGCGTTCCGCGAGTTCGTCGACCGCGTCGACCCGTCCGGGTTCGTCGTCGTCTGCGCCGACGACGCCGGCGCGGCCCGGTTGGGGGAGTACGCCCGGTCGACCGGCCGCCGCGTCTTCACCTACGGACGCTCGGTCGACGCCAACCTGCGGCTGGCCGAGGAGGCCAGCGACGTCGCCGGGACCTCGTACGTGGCCGAGCTGGACGGCACCAAGCTCGGCGCGGTGAGCGTGCCGGTGCCCGGTATCCACCTGGCCCTGAACTCGGCCGCCGCGCTGGTCACCGCGGTGAAGCTCGATCTCGAGCCGGCGAAGGCGGTCGAGTCGCTGGCCCAGTTCCGGGGCGTCCGGCGGCGGTTCGAGCTCAAGGGCGTCGCGGCCGGGGTGCGGGTGTACGACGAGTACGCCTACCACCCGACGTCGATGAACGCCGCGCTCTCGACGCTGCGCACGCTGGCCGGCACCGGCCGGCTGATCGTCGCGTTCCAGCCCTACCGGATGTACCGCACGGTCGCGTTCCAGGACGAGATCGCCGAGTCGCTGGGGATGGCCGACCAGGTCGTCGTCATGGAGGTCTTCGGGCCGGGCGAGGAGCGCGCACCCGGTCAGGGCGGCGCCCCGCTGGCCCGGGCCGTGCCGCTGCCGCACGAGGACGTCGTGTTCGAGCCGTCGTGGTCGGCGGTGGCGCCGGAGGTCGTGCGCCGGGCCCGGCCGGGCGACCTCGTCGTGACGATGGGCGCGCCGCCGATCTCGATGCTCGGCACCGAGATCCTGGCCGCCCTCGAAGAGCAACGCGTCGATCGCTGA
- a CDS encoding UDP-N-acetylglucosamine--N-acetylmuramyl-(pentapeptide) pyrophosphoryl-undecaprenol N-acetylglucosamine transferase gives MTVLRSVVLAGGGTGGHIEPALALAECIRRYHPDARITCLGTPKGLETEIIPARGWDLELVPAYPLPRRPNADLARTPGRIRRSVNAVAEVLEKVDAEVVVGFGGYVALPAYLAARKKKLPAVVHEVNDPAGIANKVGARFTPFVGLGGEHVTLRNGTVVGVPLRRNISTLDRAATRAAAREHFGLDQDKPVLFVTGGSQGARSINLAVTAAAKALGAANIQVLHVIGARNTLDIMPEPTGTKYVTLPFLDRMDLGYAAADLILCRGGALTCAEVAAVGLPAVYVPYPHGNGEQRRNALPVTRAGGGLLVEDSELSASWLEENVIPLLGEPDRIAAMGRAAAGYGRRDGDEALLALVYQAVRENQRAEEQA, from the coding sequence GTGACCGTGTTGCGCTCGGTCGTCCTCGCCGGTGGCGGGACGGGCGGACACATCGAGCCGGCGTTGGCGCTGGCCGAGTGCATCCGCCGGTACCACCCGGACGCCCGCATCACCTGCCTCGGCACCCCGAAGGGCCTGGAGACCGAGATCATCCCGGCCCGGGGCTGGGATCTCGAGCTGGTCCCGGCCTACCCGCTGCCCCGGCGTCCCAACGCCGATCTGGCCCGGACGCCCGGCCGGATCCGGCGCAGCGTCAACGCGGTGGCCGAGGTGCTGGAGAAGGTCGACGCCGAGGTGGTCGTCGGGTTCGGCGGCTACGTGGCGCTGCCGGCCTACCTGGCGGCCCGCAAGAAGAAGCTCCCGGCCGTCGTCCACGAGGTGAACGACCCGGCCGGCATCGCGAACAAGGTCGGCGCGCGTTTCACGCCGTTCGTCGGTCTCGGCGGTGAGCACGTGACGCTGCGGAACGGCACGGTCGTCGGCGTGCCGCTGCGCCGGAACATCTCGACGCTCGACCGCGCGGCCACCCGGGCCGCGGCCCGCGAGCACTTCGGGCTCGACCAGGACAAGCCGGTGCTGTTCGTCACCGGCGGCTCGCAGGGGGCCCGCTCGATCAACCTGGCCGTCACCGCCGCGGCGAAGGCCCTGGGTGCGGCAAACATCCAGGTGTTGCACGTCATCGGGGCCCGCAACACCCTCGACATCATGCCCGAGCCGACCGGTACGAAGTACGTGACGCTGCCGTTCCTCGACCGGATGGACCTCGGGTACGCGGCGGCCGACCTGATCCTCTGCCGTGGTGGAGCACTGACCTGCGCCGAGGTGGCTGCGGTCGGGCTCCCCGCCGTCTACGTCCCGTACCCGCACGGCAACGGCGAGCAGCGACGCAACGCGCTGCCGGTGACCCGGGCCGGTGGCGGTCTGCTGGTGGAGGACTCGGAGCTGTCCGCGTCCTGGCTGGAGGAGAACGTGATACCGCTGTTGGGTGAACCCGACCGGATAGCCGCCATGGGGCGCGCCGCCGCCGGATACGGTCGCCGGGATGGTGACGAGGCGCTGCTGGCCCTGGTCTACCAGGCGGTACGGGAGAACCAGCGGGCGGAGGAGCAGGCGTGA
- the ftsW gene encoding putative lipid II flippase FtsW — protein sequence MTAARIEPDAPAGPHRPPVRPREAVSGLLRRPMASYYLLLASSGLLLGLGLIMVLSASSIDSYATSGSAFTIFIKQLTFAVLGIPAFWLALRLPMRVWPMLGWPLVVLAVILLLLLPFLGKEVNDAKLWLAIGPIQIQPVEVAKLALVLWGSAVLVRKRPLLTEWRHLAVPLLVVSVVLFGLVGIEDFGGMVLLLFILIALLWTAGVRFRVFATLGAIAVVGLVPLIAGNPERISRLTSFTDPFAHQDQAGYQVVRGFYSLGTGGWFGLGLGQSREKWGGLPEAHNDFIFAIIGEELGVLGCLVVVVLFGALTYAGIRVATRVDDPFRRLVAAAGTVWLAGQALVNMGGVVGLLPITGVPLPLISAGGSSLVLTMFVVGMLASFARHEPEAVLALHARGRPWWMRWAGIPLPELPGRSRQALRSGRAGRPLGRPTHRTRTGGRR from the coding sequence ATGACGGCCGCAAGGATCGAGCCCGACGCGCCTGCCGGGCCGCACCGCCCGCCGGTGCGGCCCCGCGAGGCCGTCAGCGGGCTGCTGCGCCGTCCGATGGCCTCGTACTACCTCCTGCTGGCCAGCTCCGGGCTGCTGCTCGGTCTCGGCCTGATCATGGTGCTCTCCGCGTCGAGCATCGACTCCTACGCGACCTCCGGCTCGGCGTTCACGATCTTCATCAAGCAGCTGACGTTCGCGGTGCTGGGCATCCCGGCGTTCTGGCTCGCGCTGCGCCTGCCGATGCGGGTCTGGCCGATGCTCGGCTGGCCGCTCGTCGTGCTCGCGGTGATCCTGCTCCTGCTGCTGCCGTTCCTCGGCAAAGAGGTCAACGACGCCAAGCTGTGGCTGGCGATCGGCCCGATCCAGATCCAGCCGGTGGAGGTGGCCAAGCTCGCGCTGGTGCTGTGGGGCTCGGCCGTGCTGGTGCGCAAGCGTCCGCTGCTGACCGAGTGGCGTCACCTGGCCGTGCCGCTGCTGGTCGTCTCGGTCGTGCTGTTCGGGCTGGTCGGCATCGAGGACTTCGGCGGCATGGTCCTGCTGCTGTTCATCCTGATCGCGCTGCTCTGGACGGCCGGCGTCCGGTTCCGGGTGTTCGCGACGCTCGGCGCGATCGCGGTCGTCGGGCTGGTACCGCTGATCGCCGGCAACCCGGAGCGGATCTCCCGGCTGACCAGCTTCACCGACCCGTTCGCCCATCAGGACCAGGCCGGCTACCAGGTCGTGCGCGGGTTCTACTCGCTCGGTACCGGCGGCTGGTTCGGCCTCGGGCTGGGCCAGAGCCGGGAGAAGTGGGGCGGGCTCCCCGAGGCCCACAACGACTTCATCTTCGCGATCATCGGCGAGGAGCTCGGCGTCCTCGGGTGTCTCGTCGTCGTGGTGCTGTTCGGGGCCCTGACCTACGCCGGGATCCGGGTCGCGACCCGGGTGGACGACCCCTTCCGCCGGCTCGTTGCCGCCGCCGGTACGGTCTGGCTGGCCGGACAGGCTCTCGTCAACATGGGGGGCGTCGTGGGACTGCTGCCGATCACCGGCGTCCCGCTGCCGCTGATCTCGGCGGGCGGTAGCTCGCTCGTGCTCACCATGTTCGTCGTCGGCATGCTGGCCAGCTTCGCCCGGCACGAGCCCGAAGCCGTGCTCGCCCTCCACGCCCGCGGCCGTCCCTGGTGGATGCGGTGGGCGGGGATCCCGCTGCCCGAGCTGCCCGGCCGTTCCCGGCAGGCGTTACGGTCTGGGCGGGCCGGGCGCCCCTTAGGCAGGCCCACTCACCGAACACGGACAGGAGGTCGTCGGTGA
- the murD gene encoding UDP-N-acetylmuramoyl-L-alanine--D-glutamate ligase, which translates to MLVTGVGVTSDSVVPALARLGAEVVVFERSKTSNWGAANKWLEDSGRLPALRAAGATVLLDSSDDLPPGIDVVVTSPGWPPSDPLLGSARAAGLEVFSEPELAWRVRPPSAAPWLAVTGTNGKTTTTLMLAGMLAAANLRTVAAGNIGTRNLIDVVLGDDVYDAVAVELSSFQLEWSSTLAPLAGAVLNLAEDHLDWHGGFDPYAAAKAKLWTSPETIAIGNLDDPRVAAMLAGAAGRKVGFRLGPPEPGELGVVGDVLVDRAFGHSVVLAHVSDVRPVGPHNVANALAAAALARAYGVAPDAVAAGLQSYTPAAHRSRDLGVVDGVRYVDDSKATNPHATVAALRAYDRVTWIAGGMLKIDPDPLVETVADVLGAAVLLGRDRDALAIAIRKFAPDVPVVRVGDGPEDEVRVPSAGRSKAEYAADVMTAAVRAAASAAGRAVGGGEAEPTVLLAPAADSRDMFQDYADRGDAFAAAVESLR; encoded by the coding sequence GTGCTGGTCACCGGCGTCGGCGTCACGTCCGACTCGGTGGTGCCCGCGCTGGCCCGGCTCGGGGCCGAGGTCGTCGTGTTCGAGCGGTCGAAGACGTCGAACTGGGGCGCGGCCAACAAGTGGCTGGAGGACTCCGGCCGGCTGCCCGCGCTGCGTGCGGCCGGTGCGACGGTCCTCCTCGATTCTTCCGACGACCTGCCGCCCGGTATCGACGTCGTCGTGACGTCGCCGGGGTGGCCGCCGTCGGACCCGCTGCTGGGCTCGGCCCGGGCGGCCGGCCTCGAGGTGTTCAGCGAGCCGGAGCTGGCCTGGCGGGTCCGGCCGCCGTCGGCCGCTCCCTGGCTCGCGGTCACCGGCACCAACGGCAAGACGACGACGACGCTGATGCTGGCCGGGATGCTGGCCGCGGCGAACCTGCGGACGGTCGCGGCCGGGAACATCGGCACCCGCAACCTGATCGACGTCGTGCTCGGCGACGACGTCTACGACGCGGTCGCGGTCGAGCTCTCGAGCTTCCAGTTGGAGTGGTCGTCGACGCTGGCGCCGCTGGCCGGGGCCGTGCTCAACCTGGCCGAGGACCACCTGGACTGGCACGGCGGGTTCGACCCGTACGCGGCGGCCAAGGCCAAGCTCTGGACATCGCCGGAGACGATCGCGATCGGCAACCTGGACGACCCGCGGGTCGCGGCGATGCTGGCCGGTGCGGCCGGGCGCAAGGTCGGGTTCCGGCTCGGGCCGCCCGAGCCGGGGGAGCTCGGCGTGGTGGGCGACGTGCTGGTCGACCGGGCGTTCGGGCACTCGGTGGTGCTCGCGCACGTGTCCGACGTCCGGCCGGTGGGGCCGCACAACGTGGCCAACGCGCTGGCCGCGGCCGCGCTGGCCCGGGCCTACGGGGTCGCGCCGGACGCGGTCGCGGCGGGCCTGCAGAGCTACACGCCGGCCGCGCACCGGTCACGTGACCTGGGCGTGGTCGACGGGGTCCGGTACGTCGACGACAGCAAGGCGACGAACCCGCACGCGACGGTCGCGGCGCTGCGGGCGTACGACCGGGTGACCTGGATCGCCGGTGGGATGCTCAAGATCGACCCGGATCCGCTGGTCGAGACCGTCGCCGACGTGCTCGGGGCGGCCGTGCTGCTCGGGCGCGACCGGGACGCGCTGGCGATCGCGATCCGCAAGTTCGCGCCGGACGTCCCGGTGGTGCGGGTGGGCGACGGACCGGAGGACGAGGTCCGGGTGCCGTCGGCCGGACGGAGCAAAGCGGAGTACGCCGCGGACGTGATGACGGCCGCCGTCCGCGCGGCCGCCTCCGCGGCGGGCCGGGCCGTCGGCGGCGGCGAGGCGGAGCCGACCGTGCTGCTGGCGCCGGCGGCGGACTCGCGGGACATGTTCCAGGACTACGCCGACCGCGGCGACGCGTTCGCCGCCGCGGTCGAGTCGCTGCGGTGA
- the mraY gene encoding phospho-N-acetylmuramoyl-pentapeptide-transferase, with protein sequence MKSVLAAAFVAFVVSIFGTPVAIRWLHQLKFGQEIREEGPKHHASKRGTPTMGGIVFILATVIAYIVAQIVIGDGRVSPTAVTLLGLFVGMGLVGFLDDFIKIRKKRSLGLNKRGKLIGQAVVAAGFAFLALNLPDEKGYTIASEKLSFTRDLDWANLTQVGAALFFAFVVIAAANGVNLTDGLDGLATGPSIMVLLGYILIGFWQYRHICGEVPGPNGYCYEVRDPLDTALIAAAAAGALAGFLWWNAPPARLFMGDTGALGIGGLIAGLALTTRTTLLLLILGGLFVIVTMSVVIQIISFRSTGKRVFRMAPLQHHFELAGWQETTIVVRFWIIAGFFVAAGLGVFFADYLGALK encoded by the coding sequence GTGAAGTCGGTTCTCGCCGCGGCGTTCGTGGCTTTCGTCGTCTCGATCTTCGGTACCCCGGTCGCGATCCGCTGGCTGCACCAGCTGAAGTTCGGCCAGGAGATCCGCGAGGAGGGGCCGAAGCACCACGCCTCCAAGCGCGGTACGCCGACGATGGGCGGCATCGTCTTCATCCTGGCCACGGTGATCGCGTACATCGTCGCGCAGATCGTGATCGGTGACGGCCGGGTCAGCCCGACCGCGGTGACGCTGCTCGGGCTGTTCGTCGGCATGGGGCTGGTCGGCTTCCTCGACGACTTCATCAAGATCCGCAAGAAGCGCAGCCTCGGCCTGAACAAGCGGGGCAAGCTGATCGGCCAGGCCGTCGTCGCGGCCGGGTTCGCGTTCCTGGCGCTGAACCTGCCGGACGAGAAGGGGTACACGATCGCGTCCGAGAAGCTCTCGTTCACCCGGGATCTCGACTGGGCGAACCTGACTCAGGTCGGCGCTGCGCTGTTCTTCGCGTTCGTCGTGATCGCGGCGGCCAACGGCGTGAACCTCACCGACGGCCTGGACGGGCTGGCGACCGGGCCGTCGATCATGGTGCTGTTGGGCTACATCCTGATCGGGTTCTGGCAGTACCGGCACATCTGCGGTGAGGTCCCGGGGCCGAACGGTTACTGCTACGAGGTCCGCGACCCGCTCGACACCGCGCTGATCGCGGCCGCGGCGGCCGGCGCGCTGGCCGGGTTCCTCTGGTGGAACGCACCCCCGGCCCGGCTGTTCATGGGCGACACCGGCGCGCTCGGCATCGGTGGCCTGATCGCGGGCCTCGCCCTCACCACCCGGACGACGCTGCTTCTGCTGATCCTGGGCGGCCTGTTCGTGATCGTGACGATGTCGGTCGTCATCCAGATCATCTCGTTCCGCAGCACCGGTAAACGGGTGTTCCGAATGGCCCCGCTGCAACATCACTTCGAGCTGGCCGGCTGGCAGGAAACCACGATCGTCGTCAGATTCTGGATCATCGCCGGGTTCTTCGTGGCGGCCGGGCTCGGCGTCTTCTTCGCCGACTATCTGGGCGCGTTGAAGTGA
- a CDS encoding UDP-N-acetylmuramoyl-tripeptide--D-alanyl-D-alanine ligase, which translates to MIPLTLAEIAAATGGDLRNCDPATVVTGTVEYDSRAVTPGGLFVALAGERVDGHDFAAGAVESGAVAVLATRPLNVPTVLVDDALIALGKLARAVVDRLPDLTIIGVTGSSGKTSTKDLLAAVTRRLGPTVAPPGSFNNELGHPWTALRADRDTRYLVMEKSARGVGHIRWLTEVAPPRIGVVLNVGTAHVGEFGSVEVTAQAKGELVEALPSEGLAVLNADDPRVRAMRDRTKARVVLVGVAPDADVRADDIELDAAGRPAFVIRAGEATAKVAMKLHGEHHVGNGLAAAAVGLELGLTLDEVAEVLAGAVPVSRRRMEVTERADGVTVVDDSYNANPDSVRAALKALKAMSQGRRRVWAVLGFMGELGETSREQHDAIGRLAVRLDIDRLVVVGAEAGAIHAGAVLEGSWGEESVHVPDVDAAVRLLSEQVAPGDVVLVKASRSARLDRVVDALTGGGPA; encoded by the coding sequence ATGATCCCGCTCACGCTGGCCGAGATCGCGGCCGCGACCGGCGGTGACCTCCGCAACTGCGACCCGGCCACGGTCGTCACCGGCACGGTCGAGTACGACTCCCGCGCGGTGACGCCGGGCGGCCTGTTCGTGGCTCTGGCCGGCGAACGCGTCGACGGCCACGACTTCGCCGCGGGCGCGGTCGAGTCCGGCGCGGTCGCGGTGCTGGCCACCCGCCCGTTGAACGTCCCGACGGTGCTCGTCGACGACGCGCTGATCGCGCTGGGTAAGCTGGCCCGGGCCGTCGTCGACCGGCTGCCCGACCTGACGATCATCGGGGTCACCGGCTCCAGCGGGAAGACGTCCACGAAGGACCTGCTGGCCGCGGTCACCCGCCGGCTCGGCCCGACCGTGGCCCCGCCGGGCTCGTTCAACAACGAACTCGGGCACCCGTGGACCGCGCTGCGCGCCGACCGCGACACCCGCTACCTGGTGATGGAGAAGAGCGCCCGGGGGGTGGGCCACATCCGCTGGCTCACCGAGGTGGCGCCGCCGCGGATCGGCGTCGTCCTGAACGTCGGCACCGCGCACGTCGGCGAGTTCGGATCCGTCGAGGTGACCGCGCAGGCCAAGGGTGAGCTCGTCGAGGCGCTGCCGTCCGAAGGACTGGCCGTTCTCAACGCGGACGACCCGCGGGTGCGCGCGATGCGCGACCGGACGAAGGCCAGGGTCGTGCTGGTCGGCGTCGCGCCGGACGCGGACGTCCGGGCCGACGACATCGAGCTGGACGCGGCCGGACGGCCGGCGTTCGTGATCCGCGCGGGAGAGGCCACCGCGAAGGTCGCGATGAAGCTGCACGGCGAGCACCATGTGGGCAACGGTCTGGCCGCGGCCGCCGTGGGCCTGGAGCTCGGCCTGACCCTGGATGAGGTGGCCGAGGTGCTGGCCGGCGCGGTGCCGGTGAGCCGGCGCCGGATGGAGGTCACCGAGCGGGCCGACGGCGTGACGGTCGTCGACGACAGCTACAACGCGAACCCGGACTCGGTCCGGGCCGCGCTGAAGGCGCTGAAAGCCATGTCGCAGGGCCGTCGCCGAGTGTGGGCGGTGCTCGGGTTCATGGGGGAGTTGGGCGAGACCAGCCGCGAACAGCACGACGCGATCGGCCGGCTGGCCGTGCGGCTGGACATCGACCGGCTGGTCGTGGTGGGCGCCGAAGCCGGCGCCATCCACGCCGGTGCGGTGCTCGAAGGGTCCTGGGGAGAGGAATCGGTGCACGTTCCCGACGTCGACGCCGCGGTACGGCTGCTCAGCGAGCAGGTCGCACCCGGCGACGTGGTGCTGGTCAAGGCGTCCCGCTCGGCGCGCTTGGATCGAGTGGTGGACGCGTTGACCGGGGGTGGCCCGGCGTGA
- a CDS encoding UDP-N-acetylmuramoyl-L-alanyl-D-glutamate--2,6-diaminopimelate ligase, producing the protein MSNASVPRPALETPVPIPELAEIAGGRLVGSASARVTGVTHDSSAIRSGDLFAGLPGARTHGARFAARAAEAGAVAILTDTAGVDLARETGLPMIVVDRPRAVLGAVSARVYRDPSASLTVIGITGTNGKTTTSYLVDAGLRAAGHTTALLGTVETRIAGERLHSARTTPEAPDLQALLAVARERGVTAVVMEVSSHALALDRVAAVRFAVGAFTNLGADHLDFHKDVEDYFRAKARLFDGRSRRAVVNTDDASGRRLAAEIAGTTDLVTVSAAGDPEAAWRVVERGPDAFVQDFTVSGPEGTTNAQVAMPGAYSVENALMAIAILGTVGVKTATAVDAVAHAGQVPGRMERVGGPSGPTGIVDYAHDPGSVAAALAALRPVTSGRLIAVLGCGGDRDAGKRPLMGEAAAWASDVFVATDDNPRSEEAAAIRAAMLAGVARVPAAERAEVIEVGDRATAIATAVERAGPGDCVAVLGKGHEQGQEVAGVVHPFDDREVLAAALAARAEGARA; encoded by the coding sequence GTGTCCAACGCCAGCGTCCCGCGGCCTGCGCTCGAGACGCCCGTTCCGATCCCGGAACTGGCCGAGATCGCCGGTGGCCGCCTCGTCGGGAGCGCCTCCGCCCGCGTCACCGGGGTGACCCACGACAGCTCCGCGATCCGGTCCGGCGACCTGTTCGCCGGGCTCCCGGGCGCGCGCACGCACGGCGCCCGCTTCGCGGCCCGCGCGGCCGAGGCCGGTGCGGTCGCGATCCTCACCGACACGGCCGGTGTCGACCTGGCCCGGGAGACCGGGCTGCCGATGATCGTCGTCGACCGTCCCCGCGCCGTGCTCGGCGCGGTCAGCGCCCGCGTCTACCGTGACCCGAGCGCGTCGCTCACCGTCATCGGCATCACCGGGACGAACGGCAAGACGACGACCTCGTACCTGGTGGACGCCGGGCTGCGCGCCGCCGGGCACACCACCGCACTGCTCGGCACCGTCGAGACCCGGATCGCCGGGGAGCGGTTGCACTCGGCCCGCACCACGCCGGAGGCCCCTGATCTGCAGGCATTGCTCGCGGTGGCGCGGGAACGGGGAGTGACCGCCGTCGTCATGGAGGTGTCCAGCCACGCGCTGGCCCTCGACCGGGTCGCCGCCGTGCGGTTCGCGGTCGGCGCGTTCACGAACCTCGGCGCCGATCACCTCGACTTCCACAAAGACGTCGAGGACTACTTCCGGGCCAAGGCCCGGTTGTTCGACGGCCGCTCGCGACGCGCGGTGGTCAACACCGACGACGCGTCCGGACGTCGCCTGGCCGCCGAGATCGCGGGCACGACCGACCTGGTCACGGTGTCCGCGGCCGGAGACCCGGAGGCGGCCTGGCGGGTCGTCGAGCGCGGACCGGACGCGTTCGTTCAGGACTTCACCGTCTCCGGTCCCGAGGGCACCACGAACGCGCAGGTCGCGATGCCCGGGGCGTACAGCGTCGAGAACGCGTTGATGGCCATCGCCATCCTGGGCACCGTGGGAGTGAAGACCGCCACCGCCGTCGACGCGGTGGCACACGCTGGCCAGGTACCGGGGCGGATGGAACGGGTCGGCGGCCCGAGCGGCCCGACCGGCATCGTGGACTACGCGCACGACCCGGGCTCGGTGGCGGCCGCGCTGGCCGCGCTGCGCCCGGTCACGTCCGGACGGCTCATCGCCGTGCTGGGCTGCGGCGGAGACCGGGACGCGGGCAAGCGTCCGCTCATGGGAGAAGCGGCCGCCTGGGCGTCGGACGTCTTCGTCGCGACGGACGACAATCCGCGCTCGGAAGAGGCGGCCGCGATCCGGGCGGCGATGCTGGCCGGCGTGGCGCGGGTCCCGGCCGCGGAGCGGGCCGAGGTGATCGAGGTGGGGGACCGGGCCACGGCGATCGCGACCGCGGTCGAGCGGGCCGGGCCGGGCGACTGCGTCGCCGTACTGGGCAAGGGACACGAGCAGGGACAGGAGGTCGCCGGGGTGGTGCACCCGTTCGACGACCGCGAGGTGCTCGCGGCCGCGCTGGCGGCCCGCGCAGAAGGAGCCCGGGCATGA